A segment of the Sanyastnella coralliicola genome:
GCAATTGCTTCGACGTCATTGGGTTATCTACGACACAAATGGTGAGGTGCGTGAAGTAGAAGGACCTGGTGTAGTGGGTGAAACGCCTACACTTAAGCCTGGTGAATCATATGAATACGCCTCTGCCTGTGACCTGAACTCAACCATGGGTAGCATGGAAGGTGAATACATGATGGAAAACAAAGACGACGGACAATTCTTCCAAGTGGTCGTCCCAAATTTTAGAATGGAAGTTCCATGGATCTTAAACTAAACTCTCGACTCCTGGCGCTTTTTGCGCTTCTCTCTTTCTCAATCACCATTCAAGCTCAAAGTCTAGAAGAAGACCTAGATGCCATTGCTGAAGACTACCAGTTGATGGGAATGTCAGTATTGGTTGTTTGTGGACAAAACGTTCATGCACACTATCACTACGGCACCAAAGACTATACAAGAGATCTTGCCATTGACGATAGTACCATGTACCGCATTGCATCTATTTCGAAGGCCATCACTTCTACTGGCGCTATGAAGTTGGTAGATCAAGGTTTACTCGATTTGGATGCGCCGGTAAGCAACTACCTCGGTTATGAATTTGCCAATCCAAATCACCCAAACACCGTCATTACTACCCGAATGGTAATGAGTCACACCTCTTCATTGCAAGATGGTGATGGCTACAGTCCGTTCCTTTCTGACACGTATAGCTTAGGCGCCAACTTGCCTTCGATGTTTGAACTTGTTCATCCAGACGGAGACTACTACACATCAAACATGTGGCGCACGGAGGAACCTGGAACCCATTTCGCTTACAGCAACATCAATATGGGAGTGCTGGCGACGGTTATGGAGTCAGTCAGCGGACAACGCTTCGATCTTCTGATGGAAGAACTCATCTTCGAACCTCTTGGTTTGGCTTGCACCTACAACACGGCCAACATCGAAAATATTGACAACCTCGCAGTCATCTACCGAAACCAAGGTGGATGGAACCCACAGGTAGACAACTACCAAGGAGTGGCTCCAGCACAACCAGATCTTGGTGATTACTTGCCAGGAACCAACGGTTCGCGTTTCGCACCTCAAGGAGGACTTCGAAGCAGTGTATACGATCTATCACAATTGATGATCCTGCACATGAACAATGGCTTCCACCCTGCGAGTGGCCAGCTGATTTCTACCGAATTGATGGAGCTCATGCACACTCCTGTATGGACCTACGACGGAAGCAATGGCGACAACTACTATAACCTCTTCAACCAATGGGGACTCGGGATTCAGCAAACGACCAACACCTCAATGGGAGACATCGTCATTCCTGATATGACGTTCCTTGGCCATCCAGGTGAAGCTTACGGTCTCATCAGCGATTGGTACTTCAATAAAGACGAAGAGTTCGGACTCATCTTCATGACTAATGGATCATGGAATGGATTCTCGTTTGGGAACACTTCTGCATTCTACACCCTTGAAGAAGAGGTATTCGATGCGGTAAGTGGTGAACTGGGATGTGCGAATTCAGTGACAGATTTGGACCAACCACAATTCAAGGTCTACCCTAACCTATCGAATGCCGGTGCCACGGTTCAAATACATACAGATGTACGCATCGACACGTTGGCGTTAATTGATGCTAAAGGAAGTCGTATTCTCCTCGAATTCAGCAACAATTCATTCGAAATCCCTTTTATTCGTAGTGGTATTTACACTCTCGTTGCCACAGCTGATGGACGACAACTGACGCAACGATTGATTATCGAATAAGCGTGCGTTTACTAGGAATTACTCTTCTCATTTGTTTCACCATTGCGTGTGGAGCACAGCGTAGTTTTGAAAAAGAACCCATGATTAATGGGGTGTCATTTGTGGGAGGACCAAACCCCATCGATGGATCAAATTTCAATTCCGTCAAGAGCATTCATGCGAATTACATCACCTTGATGCCCTTTGCCTATGGTGATCTCGGTAAACCGAATATTCGTCACTCCAATCTCAATTGGCAATGGTGGGGTGAATCCGCTGAAGGCACAGAGAAAAGCATCCTAGTGGCTCACGAACAAGGACTTTCTGTGATGATCAAACCACAACTGTGGTTAGACTGGGGAAGTTTCACGGGACATCAAGAGTTTGACAGCGAAGAAGATTGGGTTCAATTCGAAAACGATTACCGCGAGTTCATCATGATCTATGCGGAAATGAGCCAAAAACATAAACTCCCAATGTTCTGTATCGGAACTGAACTCTGTGCATTCGCGGAACAACGTCCTGAATACTGGAAACAACTCATCTCAGATATCCGCGAGGTTTACGATGGTAAACTGACCTATGCTGCCAATTGGGATAGTTACAAACGAATGCCCTTCTGGGATGACCTTGATTACATCGGCGTAGACGCCTACTTCCCGCTCGATGATGGTGTTTCTCCAACACAGGAAGAATTGGAAGAAGGTTGGAGTAAGTGGGTAAACAAACTCCAACAATACTCTTCAGACTACGGGAAGAAGATCCTGTTCACGGAGTGGGGTTACCGCTCTAACGACTACACTGGAGAGAAACCATGGGAAACTGGAAAAGGACAATCAGTGAATCTCGAGAGTCAATCCAATGCCTACCGAGCCACGTTCAATCAGTTCTGGGATAAACCCTGGTTCGCTGGCGGTTTTGTTTGGAAATGGTTTCCGAATCACGGTAAGTCTGGTGGCCCAGGAGATAACAGATTTACCCCTCAAAACAAGCCAGCAGAAGAAGTTCTAAGACAAGAATTCGGTCAGCGAAAGTGAGCGTCATTCAGCGTATTCACTTGAGCAAAAGAATTCATACATAGGCCATACGTCTAAAGCCATAAGCCTTAAATTCGCATCATGTCGAAACGAATCATCATTACCGGCGCTAGCAGCGGAATTGGATATGCTGCTGCTTCCCTCCTCGCCAAACAAGGAAATAAAATCTTAGTGAGCGCAAGACGAACAGATCGTCTTGAAGAACTCGCAGCTAAATTCCCAGGGCAGATAGACACCATCAAATGTGACGTCACGAATGTAGACGAAGTGCGTGCGATGGTTCAGAAGTGTGTCGATGCCTTCGGAGGTGTTGATGTTCTAATCAACAATGCGGGCATGGGACTATTCGACCCACTCATCGATGCTAAACTAGAGGATTGGCATGCGATGTTTGACGTGAACGTGAAAGGTCTCTTGACTTGTGTGCATGCTGGCATTCCTGAATTGCGTAAAACACATGGGCATATCATCAACCTTGGTTCGGTAGCCTCTCACAATGTCTTCCCAAATTCTGGTGTGTACTGTGCAACGAAGCATGCTGTACTCGCCATTTCTGAATCCATTAGAATTGAGCTTCGCAAAGAGGTGCGCGTAACAACCATTTCACCTGGAGCTGTGAACACAGAGTTTATCGACCAGACGAAGAATGAAGAGCTTTTGAAGAGCTACAAACCAAACTTCGAAGCTGGTATGACTGCGGAACTGATTGCTGAGCAAATTGCGCATGCTGTGAACATGCCTCAAAGTTCAAACGTGAGTGAAATCATTATTCGTCCGAACTCATGATGAAACGACTCCCACTCTTCTTCCTGGCTTCGCTTTTCATGTTTGCTTGTTCAAATTGTGACACAGACCCGAAAGACCCTCAAGGAGAGAATCCTACTGAAGATACTACTGCCACCACTGGATTCGTGCGCACAGCAGAGAACTTCGATGGCGTGAACGAGTTTTCTCAGGAAGTCTTGGATAGCCTGAAAATGACCTACCAGTTCCCTGCTGAAGACGGACTTTACTTTGTGCCTAAGCACTCGCGCGTAACCATTGACTTATTGCCATTACAGATTTGGACGCGCATGGTGAATCGGCGCGAGGATTGGCGCAGTGATGAGCATCCAGAATACAATTGGGTACAATTCCATCGCTTTGACCATACTGACATTACTTGTGGTGGACGTCCTGCCGAGATCAACGAAATTGATGGCGGATTTGATCTTTTCATTCCGTTCGATGGAAATACCTCCAATCGCGTTAAAGACTTACTTGCAAAGTACCCAGAAGGTCTATTCACTTTAATGATTGATGAAAAGGCAACCAGCATTCATCCATTAGGCATCGACATTGGCAGTGACGGAATCCATGTAAAACATGGAAATCGTGCTGTACTTGACAGCATTCAGACACGCTTTAAATAGTGGACAATAAGCGAATCGCCTTTTATTGTAGCTCCATTAGCTGGGGCGGACTAGAGATGAATGTCTTGCGATTCGCTTTGCGCATGAAAAAAGCGCATCAAATCGTGACCTTGGTCTGTGTGCAAGATTCTCCTCTTGACAAAGCAGCTCAGAAAGAAGA
Coding sequences within it:
- the apaG gene encoding Co2+/Mg2+ efflux protein ApaG → MNTATTQGIQVSVDTRFEPSHSNPEAKMFIFSYRIRIENKGENTVQLLRRHWVIYDTNGEVREVEGPGVVGETPTLKPGESYEYASACDLNSTMGSMEGEYMMENKDDGQFFQVVVPNFRMEVPWILN
- a CDS encoding serine hydrolase yields the protein MDLKLNSRLLALFALLSFSITIQAQSLEEDLDAIAEDYQLMGMSVLVVCGQNVHAHYHYGTKDYTRDLAIDDSTMYRIASISKAITSTGAMKLVDQGLLDLDAPVSNYLGYEFANPNHPNTVITTRMVMSHTSSLQDGDGYSPFLSDTYSLGANLPSMFELVHPDGDYYTSNMWRTEEPGTHFAYSNINMGVLATVMESVSGQRFDLLMEELIFEPLGLACTYNTANIENIDNLAVIYRNQGGWNPQVDNYQGVAPAQPDLGDYLPGTNGSRFAPQGGLRSSVYDLSQLMILHMNNGFHPASGQLISTELMELMHTPVWTYDGSNGDNYYNLFNQWGLGIQQTTNTSMGDIVIPDMTFLGHPGEAYGLISDWYFNKDEEFGLIFMTNGSWNGFSFGNTSAFYTLEEEVFDAVSGELGCANSVTDLDQPQFKVYPNLSNAGATVQIHTDVRIDTLALIDAKGSRILLEFSNNSFEIPFIRSGIYTLVATADGRQLTQRLIIE
- a CDS encoding glycoside hydrolase family 113 — protein: MRLLGITLLICFTIACGAQRSFEKEPMINGVSFVGGPNPIDGSNFNSVKSIHANYITLMPFAYGDLGKPNIRHSNLNWQWWGESAEGTEKSILVAHEQGLSVMIKPQLWLDWGSFTGHQEFDSEEDWVQFENDYREFIMIYAEMSQKHKLPMFCIGTELCAFAEQRPEYWKQLISDIREVYDGKLTYAANWDSYKRMPFWDDLDYIGVDAYFPLDDGVSPTQEELEEGWSKWVNKLQQYSSDYGKKILFTEWGYRSNDYTGEKPWETGKGQSVNLESQSNAYRATFNQFWDKPWFAGGFVWKWFPNHGKSGGPGDNRFTPQNKPAEEVLRQEFGQRK
- a CDS encoding SDR family oxidoreductase, giving the protein MSKRIIITGASSGIGYAAASLLAKQGNKILVSARRTDRLEELAAKFPGQIDTIKCDVTNVDEVRAMVQKCVDAFGGVDVLINNAGMGLFDPLIDAKLEDWHAMFDVNVKGLLTCVHAGIPELRKTHGHIINLGSVASHNVFPNSGVYCATKHAVLAISESIRIELRKEVRVTTISPGAVNTEFIDQTKNEELLKSYKPNFEAGMTAELIAEQIAHAVNMPQSSNVSEIIIRPNS